TATACCTCGGTTGTGATCCCCAAGATGCTGCTGAACCTGCTGTCAGAGATTCAGACCATCTCCTTTGCGGGCTGCGGCACTCAGATGTACTTCTTCATTCTCTTCGGCATCACAGAGTGCTGCCTGCTCTCCGTTATGGCGTATGACCGCTACGTGGCCATATGCCACCCCCTGAAATACACCCTGGTTATGAGCCAGAGAGTCTGCTCTCAGATGGCAGCTGGTTCCTGGACCATTGGTACCTTGGTGGCTTTCTGTCAAACAGCTTCAATATTTACTCTGCCTTTCTGTGGGTCTAATACTATcagccatttcttctgtgacattcTTCCTGTGCTCAGACTGGCCACCACAGACACCCGCAAGAATGAAGCTGCTGTTGCCATAGTGACAGTGGTCTTTATCTTCATCCCATTTTTGCTCATTCTCTTGTCTTACATCCTCATCCTCTCTGCCATCCTGAGGATGCCCTCAGCTGCGGGCCAGcgcaaagccttctccacctgctcctcacacCTCATTGTGGTTTCTCTCTTCTATGGGACTGTCACGTTCATCTATGTGAGGCCCAAGTCAGTCTATTCTCTGGGCAGTGACAGGCTGCTCTCTCTGCTCTACACGGTGGTGACGCCCATGTTCAACCCCATTGTTTACTGTCTAAGGAACAAGGAGGTGAGGAGAGCACTCAAAAAGTCAATAGTAAGACAGACTTCCTTCCTCATATGTTGTGGGTGAAGAGTGACTCTTATTTGTGGacattgggggcagggggaggtcatTGCTCATTTCCAGTGTTTTCTAAAACTATTGTGAACCTGGTTTTCACCACTCTTGCATGAGCCTCCTctgttactcttgatttacaccagtgtaagtaacTCCATTGGCATTAAATGGacccaattctcctctcacttgctGGCTTGTAAATAAGAAATAACCACAGCTGGTTGAATGGCACTGTGCAGCTGTAAAGTCTTTGACTCTGCCCATAACTATGCTTCCTGGACATTGGAACATGCGTATCTTATACAGATTGTTTGATTTAAAAGGCAGGGTGTTTGGCACACCAACTCAGCTCTCCTATAGCATCTCTCAGCATGGTGGGCTCTGTAAAACAAGGAATAGCGACACTCTGCAGAAAAGTGATTATGTACAAATTAGGGCTGTTGTGCCATATTGGCTGGCTAACGAGAGAAATGAGCAAACCTATAAATAAATGGTCCAGCTCCTCTGTCTGCTTCTGCTTGGGATGTTAGTTCTTTACGACTGTTGAGCTAACCATTATGGATTCATTAAAGTGTCTGTAAATCCTAGAAATTCCAGGGGATTTAGCGCAGATGATTAGTTGCTGGAAGTTCATCCCAGCAATTGATTGGTTATTTATCAATCAGAATGAAGCAATTAGCTGCATGCAGTCAGTGACCAATCACAAATAAGGAATAGTTAAGGTGAACAATTCACGAACAACTCACTGGCTGAAAACTGGACAAGTAACATTTTCATGCGTCAATTGGTCCTGTTGTCTTCCATTGAAGCTCAGGGGGAAGTCATCACACACAATCCACAAAACCCACCAGTACAGGGAGCTGGGACTACACACAAAACCATGGACAGACACGTCTGTCACTGGAGCTAAAGGAATAACTTTAGGCTGGTAGCTGGGATGACTCTTTAGTCTTTCTGAGGCTGCATCCACAAGCGAGACTATGCTCTAATGCCAGCATATTACAAATGTTCATGGTGTGGGAAGGGAGAATGGAGCTGGCCCTCATGTTCCACTAAGCCTGCAGGTTGGCTGGAGGGCCATTACTTTATGTAGGCTTGCTGCCATGACACAGGTTTAAATCCCTCCACTGGTTCTGAGGTAGGTCAGCCATCTGGGGTAGCAAGTTAGGGAGCCCCTGACTTAGGTTCTGGAACTATGGGTGatgagggtgctgcagcaccccctggcttgaagtggtttcctttATATCCAGGATTTGAAGTTTGGTTCAATGagtctcagcacccccactatataaTTTGTTCCACCACCCCTGGCCCTTGATGATGCTCAAACACAGCTAAGTTGGGTCAGAAGATTGGCTCAACCAGACACTTCATCAACTAACCCCCATCCGAGTGAGAGGATGTTGAACATACCAGAGATTTCACTTCAGCACAATCCAAAACCAAGATGATATAATTAAAAACAAGACTTAGCACAGAACAGAGCCAGAACATCATATTACAGCTGAACAGAAAAAGGTGGCTAGggatagggttaccagatgtcctgattttatagggacagtcctgatgtttgagtctttttcatatataggctcttattacctctcatccccatcccaattttttacacttgctgtctggtcaccctagattgggggaagagatggagaatgacttttaattgaaaaactaaAAATCCCCAAATCAATATATATCATTTCaacaaatgaaaaccaaaattttCAATTTAGATCCAGAAAAAATTCAATTCACTGTTGAGAATTTTACATATCAAACAAAAAAAGGATATCACAATCCCCccccaaacaacaacaacaacaaca
This portion of the Gopherus evgoodei ecotype Sinaloan lineage chromosome 14, rGopEvg1_v1.p, whole genome shotgun sequence genome encodes:
- the LOC115635228 gene encoding olfactory receptor 10C1-like → MWKSNQTCVTEIVFLGFSDFQALQVLLFVVVFTFYMVALLGNSLIVIVTVTDWALCTPMYFFLRNLSFLEIGYTSVVIPKMLLNLLSEIQTISFAGCGTQMYFFILFGITECCLLSVMAYDRYVAICHPLKYTLVMSQRVCSQMAAGSWTIGTLVAFCQTASIFTLPFCGSNTISHFFCDILPVLRLATTDTRKNEAAVAIVTVVFIFIPFLLILLSYILILSAILRMPSAAGQRKAFSTCSSHLIVVSLFYGTVTFIYVRPKSVYSLGSDRLLSLLYTVVTPMFNPIVYCLRNKEVRRALKKSIVRQTSFLICCG